The Apodemus sylvaticus chromosome 19, mApoSyl1.1, whole genome shotgun sequence sequence AGGGACttaaggctgtttttttttttttttttttttttccttacaattacatcatttctggTAGAAGTGTAGGTGGGGTAGTGGGAGTGTAACTTCATTCTTTGTAAGTGTAACCTTCTGTTAGGCCACCAGAAATCTAGTGAGTACCCATTcactagggttttttgttttttgttttttaagatttatttatttattttatatgaatacactgttgttgtcttcagacacagcagaagagggcatctgatctcattacagatggttgtgagccaccatgtggttgctgggaactgaactcaggacctctggaagagcagtcagtgctcttaacctctgagccatctctccagccccccacccccaccccattcacTAGTTTTTAGAAACTGTCTCTAACTTCCATTTAGATTCAGCTGAGGCTTGGcgacttgtccaaggtcacacagcactgCAGCCCAAAAGGGTAGGGTCCTCTCGGTCCTGCCTGCTTTTGTGCCAGCCCAGTGGCCTGGCCCTGAGACATTAGCATTCCAACAGCTCTGGGTTGCTTTGTCCTCCAAGGccggctgggggtgggggtgggatgggggcagGGCACCATAAATCTACCTGCTTGTGTGTGCTGAAGGGATTGGGGTGGGGGTTGAGCCCAAGATTCATGTGCTGTTTTTCTGGGAGCTAGACATGTGCTCTGACAAAAACTGGAGAGGAGGAAGGTTCACTCTATCCAAGGGCTTTTCCTGACAGGACTTGGAATCTTATCAGTGTTTCTGGGAACTGGGTACTGATGGTGACCCCAGATCACAGCACTAACTGAAGGCTGGCCAGAGGAGCTTCCTTCCAGCAGACACACTGAGCTGTAAAGGCTGCCAGGCATCAGATGTCCAGAGTGGTGAGAGGCAGGGGAGTGTTGTGGCTGTAGTTGGATTCTCCTAAATTTCTAAGAAGCACAGGCTGATGCAGCTCTCCAAAGCATGGAACTCTAAATTTTGCAGGAATTCAAATCAAACCCTAAACTTTTATCTGCCTTTTGTGACTTGCAGAACAGTTCAGATGGCTCTGGAGTTCTTAGATCTAACCCCAACTCTAGTTAACAGCTGAGTCAGGGGGGTTAAATTGTACATGTGTACATTCATGgggcagagggtgtgtgtgtgtgtgtgtgcgcgcgcgcgcgtgtgtgcatgtgcgtgtgcatgtacgtgtgcgtgtgtgtgtgtgtgtgtgtgtgtgtgtgtgtgtgtgtgcccatttCCATTAGCAAGTGCTTGAAAATCTGAGAGCATGGACAGTGGATACGCCTCAGCCGCCTCCATTGTCCAGATTCTGTCTAGATTCAGACAAGTCCCTTGTACCAAAGGAGTTCCCACCCACCCCAGAGAAACTCTACTTTCCATAGTCTGGTACAGGAAAAGTGATCTTTCTGCTTCAAGCAATTCTCCATACATTGTGGTCCCCCTCCCAAGGACATCCTTGGGCAAGCCTTCTGCAGACCAAGCCCGGTAGTTGTCTCAGCCTCCACCTGTGGCTCATTCTCAGGTAGCAACAATGTTACTTTGGTCTTGAGTGATTTTTGTCTCTATGCAAGCTACTATCCCAGAAGGCTGGGAACATTCTTGCTTTTCAAAAGATTTGCCTCTACCCCTCCCCCCTAGTGCCCAACACATAGCTGGCTTGATCTGTGTACAGCACAGAGCTGTTGACAcctgcccccctccctccccacagtgCCCCAGGTGGAAAGTTGGCTGCTGTTGAGGTTTCCAATAACCCATTAATCTCCCCCTCCCAGATTAAAGCCACCAACCGAAACAACGCTCTGTTCATAAGTTTGTTTGCAATGTCCTCTTCCCGCCCCCTCAACCTCTATCCTTGATAAGGAAGACAACTCCCCCTGAGCTTCCTTTAGGGACTTGGGAATAGAGAAAATGTTCAGATTGAGGGGGAAGGGcatggaagagaaagacagcAGAGGTATTAGCATCAGAGCCTGAGAAACTGCCACCTGTAAGCTCCAGCCCAGAGGCAACCTGCACACAGATCACTGGCTGGCAGCAACCCACCTGGGCAAGttggcttctctctctgccccctttgGGTCCATCCCTCGGGATCTACTTCCCATTATCTTGGCCCCAAGAGACGAGCCGCACAGTTCTCTAATAGCTCAGTGCAGCCTCTCCGGGACAATCAGTTCCATGTCTTAGTTCTCCCCTAGCACCTTCTGTACAGATAGCTTGCAGTGTGACAGTGAGCCAGTCTCTGGCCACCCAGAGAGCTAGAGAGCTCACTGGGCTGGCTGCAAAGCCAGAGAGGGCACTTTGCAAGCAGATACACTTTCAGTCCAGAGTAGAGGTTTCTAGGGATATAGAGATCCCAGCTGGAACCTCTCCCTTGTCTGCTAACCAGTTTGAAAAGATGGTTTTCTAGAGACTGGTCAGCAAAATGTGCCTTAGGGGTAGAGTCTTGCTGGGTGTCTAAATACCTTAGGAGAGGGATCCCTGGGGGTGGTGTTTAACTCCTATTGTAACTTCTTTTCCTAAGAGCAGTGTAGTTCTAAATccaagcaggtgtgtgtgtgtgtgtttataaaatcACTAGCCCCAGTAAAGAGATTTGCCTTTCTTCTAAACTCCTGTTGGAAATAGGCAAACCCCCTAGAGAAAACAAGAGCCCTAGACTAGGGATGTGGTAAAAGACTTTGTATTCTCTGCCAACAGTCTGCCTCACCTCCAGCCCATCACCCAAGGCAGGGGTCCCAGACTCCCTAGAAAATCCTCGCCTCCCTTCACTCTGGGGAGTAGAATTACCCTATACATCCCAGCTGTGGCTgtcaccctcctccccttctctccaacTAACAACGGAGTCGCCTTGCTGAAGATTCTTGACGGTTCATCTTTTATTCGTCAGCTCAAAATCTCAACCACCAGTCCTTGATACTCTTATGTACAAAATATAAACTCTCCTACCACGAAATAGTATCAATAAATACAAATGTGTAAGGTGGGGGGCAGGAGGCATATAATTTACCATAACAAAATTCATTTCAAAAGGCATTATATCATTTAcaaactgatttctttctttctttttctttttcctttttagggAGACAAGCAGTGCTTCAGGTACCTGTTCCTGCAGCTCACACCTCAGACACGGGTGACAAGCTGGGGAGATGCTCTAGTCATAGGCTAGAGCATTCGGGTTAACAGGCCGGTCTCCCaccgggggagggggagggtaacAACTCGAAAAGTGCAGAAGAAGGCAGAAGATCACCTTCGTGGATTAAGGCAGACTGGAGAAGCTCGGAAAACCCTGGACAGAAAGAGGACGAGCATCGTCTGTGTACCAAAAACTGCGTGTGAGGTAAGACGCAACACTGGATTGTgtcaccctggaaaaaaaaaagcacaggttggTGGTCCGCAGATTTGGATGAGGGCGGAGTCACCAGGAAGTATGGGAGTCTCCGACTAGGTAGTTCTACCACTCTCAAATGCTTGGAGCGCGAGTTTGAGGTGGGCGCACTGAGGAGGGTCAAGAAAAGAGTAGCCTATAACGTCCGTTGTGCTGTGCAGCAGCAAGGGTACTGTGAGGGAAGCCTGGTTAAACCCAGTGAGTGGGCCGGAGATCTGACTATCGAAAGCCAGAAGGGGCGAGCGGCTTGAGGGCCTCCACTACCTCCCACTTCAGACGGCTCtgattccctccctctctttccaccAGCACCCACCACCCAGAGCCAGACAGGTCTCTTCACAAGAAGTCTGAAAACACCAGGGCGTCCGGGAGCAGACAGGATGGGGAGCTGGGCGCCTGCAGGCCAGGGAACTCCTCCAATGAGGCCGTGGGGCTCAGGCTCCCAGTTTGGGAGACTGGGGAGTAGATAGAGCCCCAGTCGCCATTGGAGCCACCTCCTGGGCTGCCCAGCTCCCCACAGGGCACAGGGGTTTCCGGGCAGTAGAAGCTGTGGTCCGCTATACGCAGCGTCTGAGTCAATGCCCAGATGTAGTTGTGGGCAAAGCGCAGGGTCTCGATCTTTGTAAGCTTGGCGTCATCCGGGAAGGTGGGCAGGACGCCGCGCAGCGCATCCAGCGCCGAGTTAAGGTTGTGCATGCGATTGCGCTCCCGGTCATTGGCCTTCTTGCGCCGGCTTCGTCGCTGCTTGCTCAGTGCCAACTCGCTTTTGGGTCTGTTGCGCCCTCCGCGCCGGGCTCGGAGCTTCCTCGAGGTCCCTCGGCAGTCCCCCGCTTCTGCTTCGGAGCAGTCCCTCGGTATGAGGGTGGGGCTAGGTGGGGTGGAGTTGGAACTGAGCACTTCGTGGTCCGAGGCTCCGGGAAAAGTCGGCTGGGTCTCTCGGGGCACTTGGATGGTAGGTACATCCAAGGGATGAGGCGCCATCCTGCGGTTGGGAAAAAAATGGAAGGGATGTGTGTGACAGCCTCTGACTTACAGGTCACTCCACGCGGGACCAAAATACCCCCCTCCGTGGCCCTCATGTACCCCCTTGGAGGTTCCTAATTGTTACCTAGTTCTCCGGGCTCAAAAGAATAGAGAGCAGCAGGTTGGTCAGTGTCAAGCGACAGTGGCTGGCTGAGCCTCTCTGCTCCCTCTGAAGTTCTGCCGAGCTGCAGGCGCCCTCGCCTGGAGTAAATTGCGTCTGGAGGCGGTAGTGAAGCTCCAGCAAGGTCCTCTGCCACTGCAGTCGTGGTGACACCCAGAGGGATTTCTGAGCTGCAAGTCGTGTGTCCCCTGGCACGCTTTATCTGCTCTGCCCGGGGCCAGGAGCGTGCCTGCCGGGCTGCTGCCTGCGCCACGGGCCAATCAGCAGCGGGGGGCCCAGGGGCTGTGCCACGCGAGCCCGCTCCTCCCCCCCCTAACCCCCACCCGCGGAGCACAGCTGGATTCCGGACAAAGGGCAGGGGtcggggggaggggagcagcgctctgtttgttcccccccccccaactccccgccTCCCCCATCGCGGGCTCCGTCCCAGCAACTCTCGGTTCCTCAAAGAGCCTCACCCCAGCCAGAAGAGTCCCGTCTGGCTCAGGTCTGGCCGCCTTGGAGaaccttcctttttcctctttctctttggcCTCTGTCCAGACCCTCTCTGGGCAGCACGAAGGAGGGTTGGGGGTGTCTGTAAAGGAAGGCCTCTTCTTTGAGTATTACACATGGGGACTTTTGGCTTAGAGAGGGAAGCGGCTTGTCTAAGAGTCAAGTGTCTCGACCCGCAGCTGAGAGGAGAGCCCATTAGTTCTAAGTGCGACCCAGCTCTCTGCCACTATGAGTTGGGTTAGGAAGCTTATGCGCAACCATGTCTCACAGACTTTCTCCATCCTGGGACAGAGGACAGAGTGACCAGAGAAAGTCCCTGGtcaagttggtttttttttgttttttttttgtttttgttttttttttttgtttgttttttttttttttcctactcagAAACCATTGCTTGGCGATGTCCAGGTCCAACACCACCACCTTGAGATCCAAGCACGCAACCCCCAAACCAGACCGTGAACTCCgaaccctgccccccacccccaccccctccgccATAGTCCTCATCCTAGACACTAGGTTCCATTCCGGAGGCGAGGGTAATTGTAGAGGGAGTGCAGAGGGGACATCCCACCACGCCCCGCCACGCCCCACCACGGACAGTATCAGGAAGGCCTGACCGAGAGGCAGGTGATAGGAAGAGGTCAAGGAAGGACTTGTTCGCCACTGGCCTTTTTGCCTTTTCAATTCAGGCCCTGGGAGAAAAGCGGATCTACTTTCTGCCCTTgcccctgtccaatcacagaccagAGAGGGCAGGCAGCTTCACCTAGTCCTACGCCCTCccgccctctccctccccatcactCCCGAACTGTGGGTGAGCCCAGGGCAGGGAGACTTTTGGTTTGTCCATCTTAAAGTCATCTGTAAATCTTTCCTGTGAGCCTTAAAACACTGTCCTTTCTTCCCTGCAGACCCGGCCCTCTTGTCCCCGCCTCGGACACCCTGTGGTCTTCTGTTTCCGGTCACTCAGGGTGAGGGGTTGTGGCTTCCGCTGAGCgctcgtgctctctctctctctctctctctctctctctctctctctctctctctcccccccctccctctccacttcACTTTGCTTTCTAGTCAGGATGTGCATGGGAGGAAGCTGTGGCTGGGAGATATAGAACCCAGGCATTAACTATGCCCTCTAGTATGTTCTCTAACTCCGAAACTCCTGGATATTAGAGAAGGGGCCGTGCCCTGGCTGGGGCACTAAGGGCATAGAGTCAGGGTCCAGGTAGGTGTGTGGCTTGGCTCTGGGATGGCCACTggctgcctgggctacagggaTGTGGAGGGAGCTGTATAAACTCCCCTGGGCAGAGGCTGGTTGGCTTGGCACTCAGCAGGAGGGGAGGTTATAGGATTGAGTGGGGGGCGTGGCACTATCCCTGAAATGATCCTGAGGAGGGAATTCCTTTCCCCACCCCCTACAGAGAAATTGAATCCGGAGGCAAGGCTAGACCTTCCTgtgagctgggtcctcaggttctATCTCCTGCTAGTAGGTCTTCCTTTAGATCATGCCTTGCTTCAAGCGTGTCGTCTGGTCCCAGGGATGGAGACGTTACTAAGGTCCCTTTTACAGATGGAAAAGCCAAGTCCTCAGAAGGAAGTGACTTGCCCCAGGTCACAGGGCAAATAGTATCCGAACTATGAAGAATTCAAAGCCTAAGACTCTGAGACCTAGATTCTGCCCCCCTCCCTGGATGGCGCGATTTGCTTTGGAGGAGAATGAGAGACACCCCTATCCCCCCAATGCAGAGAATAGAGACTGTTCTGAGTCTTTGAAAACTGGCAGGATCAGATTTGTGAAGACTCATGCTCGCCCTCCTAGCCAGAGGAAGCCAGTATCAGCCATCCATGGCTTCTCTGCTTTTTTGTCCCAGACCTCGCTTGAATTATTTCTCTGAGAGTAAaaggcatccccccccccccccagggctctAAAACCCAACCAGGCTCCGTGGGGGAGGAACCTGGGTTGTAAGGGACCCAAGCCACCGTGGGACTCCCTGGGTCTCAGAAGAAACAGCCTACACCTGTGGCTTCTCATCTGCCCCCTGTCTTGAAATGGAAATGGGACTGATTGGGTGCCACCCTGTGGAGTCTAATGGGCTCTAGCTAAAATGCAGAATGTCCCGAGCCAGAAAGAATTCCGGGGGCTCTAGAAGAAGTTTCTTAATAGGCAGAGACCATTTTGGAATCCCTAAGCAGGCTTTCCAACATCTTTCCTCTTCAGGGCCCTTCTGCACTTGTGGGCTAGGCTGCCAGTAGCTGCTTTGcgtaaaaggcagagagaggagcgCACAGCGCTGTCTGAAAACTACCCAAAACTCCCTGCGGTCCTTCAGTTTTTCCTGGAGGCCAAGCTGAGTGCCCAGGAGTCTTAGAAGTTTAAAGATTCAGGATCCATACCCTCTCCCTTCACTGCAGGGGACCCACAGACCCATCTGCACAATTAATCCCTGAGCCTTCAGAGGTGGAAACCGAGGCGCAGTTGACTGCGCAGTGCGCACCAATTGTGCTTATAAAATCGCCCTCTGCGCCCGCCCCCAGAACAGCCTGTTCTTACAGTGAAGGGTCATCCATCCACCGCCTCTGAGGCCTCCAAGACCCgtgcgccccccccccaccttgttAGACCTAGGCTTGTCTGGAGGGGTCCTAAGAGAGAGGCGacagccagaagccaggagaTGACAAGCAGTTTGGTATAGAGGGTTAGGCAGCGGCTGGCCCTAGCGCCTTGCCGTTGGGAGGGGGTAAAGCTAGCGTAGCCTGGGGGCTCTTTGAGGATCGAGCAAGGAGGGGGGCCCCCATGGGAAGCTGAATAGCTAATGGCTTGCCAGAGGAGGGGGCTTCTTTCTCTCGCCTTCGCTTTGGCCCTGAAAGAGAGGAAGACAAAAATCTGGCGAGCGAGGCTGCCGGGACTGAGACTGGCCACTTCAAACAGTCCTTCAAACAAAAGGAGACGACGAAAAGAAAGCCCCACCTGTCTCCAGTGTttgctaaaataataataaatagatttcgtttaataaataattacaagAGATTGTAAAGCGGGATGCTTTGGAAAACATCTCTGGCGGGAGTCAGCACAGCCAGCCATCACCTGCTCCCAAGGCGAGCAACTGTATTGTTAAGCCTTCCCCCCAACTAGTTCGCCACTGATAAACTCTCCTTGGTCTTCACAATGACTGTTTACTCATAGTTAGCACAATATTACCTTTGCCGTGATAAACCCGGAGGGGGGGAGACCTGGCCCCTGGCCCCTGGGCACACCTGTCCTAGAAGCTGACACATGGATTTGGCACTGAGCAGGCCTCCCCCCGGGGGCCCTGCCCCGGTGTACATTGGCCCAATTGCCACTCATTTATAACAGGTTGGCTGCAAGGCCTATCTCGGTCCTATTTGTCTTCTTTTATTGAAAGCATATGGTCTCCAGGGGCTCACCAACCCCATATTTCATCTGCCAGGAGCTGGGGCGCTTCCGCTGGCTGCTGCTGCCCAGCGCAGTGCTCCCCACCCAACGGCTGCTGCGCCAGCTGAGGGCATGGTGGAGGTTGGGTGGGGACAGATAAGGGAGCTGCTCACGGGCTTTAGGAGAGGGGCCATTCCCTTAGTGACTCCCCCCTCCTGGGGCCCTGGGAGCTCGTGCGCTCTTGAATGAGTGGCTGGTTCCTTTTCTTGGGTAGGTGAGAGGGCGCCATATGCTACCCCACAGAGCGCACGAGGGAGCTTCGGCCCAGGGAGTCCTcgaacaaagggaggagaggggctgGGACGCTCTGGAGCACCCGAGGTCTTTATTTCCAGATCCCCCGCTCTGCCTGGAGCCGCCTCCCCCCGGGCGCCCACAGCTCGCGCCACAGAGCCAGGAAACAAAGTGTCCACATTATTGCTGTCGCCGGCCGCGCCTTGTCAATGCTTGAAAAGGTGCCTTGCGCACCCAGGCACCTGTTGAACCCGCGCCTCTTCTCAGCGCCTTCTCCAGCTCTGCGTTGGGTCAGGAGCTGCAGGGGAGTGGGAGGCGGGAGGAGGGACAGATACTGTGATTTGTGGCGACATATGTTGGGCAGCTCGTGTGTATCCCTCGCAGGCGCACGCGCACCCTCACTCCTAAACACACCCCGGGAGAAGGAGCAGCTGCTCGCCTCACCTTCTCCTGACATAATACCTGGGCCGGTCGCTTTAGCCTCGCCTTTGAGATTCCAGCTCTCCTCTACCCTCTGTCttccgccccccaccccaccccgaagCCCCAATCTTGGCAGCTTTACTCTAGGACTTTATTGTCAGCTTTAACAGATGTACATTTGTTCCCAGTGCCTggtcccaaacacacacacacacacacacacacacacaaacacacacatatacacgtgcaAGCATCCACAGAAACTGCAACTGGGGACACAGATGCGGAGCGCAAATGCCCATATGTCCCTCTCCTCGCCTGCCTGGGTTGGGAAAATAAACAGACTGCGTGATTCTCTCtgtccaaaaacaaacaagggaagCCAGAGGAGATGGGAGGCCACCTCTAAGAGTCACCAGGCTGATGCCTACCCTGTTATGAAGTGCTCAAGCCAAGTGAGTGCTCCGAGGGGGATTCAGAACCCACCTTATGGCTTTCTGGATAGGGACCTCCGGCTGAGGGGTAAGGGGTCCGCAGGGTCTGAGCTCTAGTCCTTCCCAGACTCTGACTTCTGGCAACCATCTGGGGCTACCATACCTCTCGAAATTGTCACTTTTCTGCGAGGTTGGAGCAAGTTTTCAGACCAGGCCTAGGTGGCAAAATACAGTTAGAAGAGAAgcgtattatatgtgtgtgtgtgggggggggcgtgtatgtgtgcgcatgtgcgcgcatgcgcgcgcacacgcacagcATTGGACAGTAAGTCTAGTTCTGCCACTGTCTCGAGCCAAGGTGGGCATAGCGCTTCATCGCTTCATCTCTGTAGACCCCCTACTGGTTTCCTATCTAATAAAGGAAAAAGCTATGGGGGGAATACTTCGTGACATTTCCTTTCACACAAAACTTAGAAGTCTTGGATATCAACTGCTCCCCCTTGCCCAGTACATCCAGTCTCCATTTCACTGTCTGTACTTCTGGCCAATGGCTTTATCAGCAGGTTTGAGGACTACAGCCACAGTGATCGGGGTAGCAGGCACACATTTCACAGTGGTGTATAGAAAGCCATCCTTGGTCCCCAGATTCTAACCCTTGGCACACATATAACACCCGGGCCATTCCATGGCAGTATCTCCTGATGCCAGACTTTCTGACCTCCATTTCCTCCAGCTGGGTGGTGGGCATGACTCCTGGGTGTTTCCCCAACCTATTTCTGGAGAAAAGTATGCTGGTTCCTTTCAGTGTGAGCGTGGATCTGTTCTTCTTAGTTGAATCTAGTACTTAAAGCATGCTAGTAAAGAACTTGCTAGAAAAAAACTGAGCtggagctcagcagttaagcgcaGTGGCTGCGTCTTCAGAAATCCTAGGGTTCGGTCCCAACACTCATGTTGCACAACTGTTTGTACCTCCGATTTCATGGAGAGGCAGtgtgacgccctcttctggcctcagcggGTACTGCGTGCATGTAGTGAGCAGCTGTCCACCTGTCAAAGcacccatacatgtaaaacaatacaatttaaaaaaaattacagtcaGTTCTCGATTTTGCCAATATTGAAATATTGTTGAGATATAACAGAACTTCCTACTCAACACATAGTAACAGTACTATTCATACCACTCAGACTTAGTAACAGCACCATCAAAGCATCCAGTGCTAAGTAACGGTGCTATGTATATGGAATTTTAAGGAAGGCAGATCACCTTCTTATAATGTTCGTATAATCAGTTAAAGCCATAGCACCCGAGACTGGGAGGCAGCACCCTCTGTATCCATCCCATCTAGCCAGCAGGGAATTTTCCCTGTATGGCTCTCCTGGCCCCCATCCACTGCCTGCGTCCAGgatctccatctctccatcctttggagctttttggaggcacacaagTCTCCATGGGGGTTTTATGGGAGGCACAAGGAATGAGAGAGGTTTTGAACAATAAATAATGAAGCCTCCTCTTCCTAGGTCCTCTAGAGCTTCTCGACCCCATCAATGTTCtggagcagtggtcctcaacctgggGGTCATGACCCTTGAAGGGTCAAATGACCATTTAGCAGGGGTGGCCTGATTATTAGAAATATCATATATTTGCATTACAGTTCATGATGGTAGCAAAatcatagttatgaagtagcaacaaaaataattttatggttgcagGGGCACCATcacttgaggaactgtattaaagagctGCTAGCTCACTGCTCTGGAGTCTGGAAAAGGGATGAGACTCTCATGACACCAAGACTGAGGGTTTCCGTTCTTCTCTTCTATCCTTGGTCTAGCCTCTCCTTCACCTGTGCTAGGCAAGGACTCTGGCTGTCGTGCCAGCcctctggttttctgtttttaattttgagacaagagCTTCGTAAGTtatccagactggctttgaacatgtcacctttctgtctctccctcccatgtGGCCAGGAGGCTGCCTGTTACAGTACATCATCCCTGGGTCTCATCCCAAATCTGTGCCCTATCTACCTATGTTCTAGATTACACACTGGGTCCCTCTTCTGAGAGTATGATAAAACCAAGCCTTCTTGGATCCTGGCTGGAGAATACTGTGGAAAGGAAGTGGAGGCTAACAGATGAGGTCCCATGACACAGTGTGCAGTTGACTAATCCATTCTTTGTCACGGGAAACCATACCTGACTCTGAGACACCCTCCACAGGACTCGATTAAGTTCAATGGCTGTATTTTGCAGACCTTTGTATAGTTAGCACCCTCTACACAGGAAGCTACAAATCGAGTCTTATCAATGCACAGGTACCAAGGTGCCTTGGGCTGATTGGTTGCATCCCCTTCTGTCCCATAAATGTCTATGAAGTGTCATTATGAGAAGGTGGTAGCCAGTTGTTCCCCCAAGGTTCCAGGAATTAGATCTAAAGAAAATGGCTTGGGTTAGAAAAAGCAGGGATGGGAGCTCTCTTGGCAACCATGCTGTTT is a genomic window containing:
- the Neurog3 gene encoding neurogenin-3; its protein translation is MAPHPLDVPTIQVPRETQPTFPGASDHEVLSSNSTPPSPTLIPRDCSEAEAGDCRGTSRKLRARRGGRNRPKSELALSKQRRSRRKKANDRERNRMHNLNSALDALRGVLPTFPDDAKLTKIETLRFAHNYIWALTQTLRIADHSFYCPETPVPCGELGSPGGGSNGDWGSIYSPVSQTGSLSPTASLEEFPGLQAPSSPSCLLPDALVFSDFL